The following are from one region of the Capsicum annuum cultivar UCD-10X-F1 chromosome 1, UCD10Xv1.1, whole genome shotgun sequence genome:
- the LOC107857326 gene encoding fasciclin-like arabinogalactan protein 3, whose translation MSRSIAPLLCIFLLLATSSASAFNITRILGQYPDYSTFNDLLSKSGLATDINKRGTITLLAVPNGAIGDLASKSDDILKRVLSTHVVLDYYDPMKLQRMKEKTAKMTNMFQQSGTAAYDQGFLNVTAKDGTFVFGSAVVGSVRDSKLEKSVMNQPYNVSVLGISKPIVTPGLDGTMAPISAPPPKVPAPKKSPVAESPAEEEEAESPSQEEEAESPSEEAESPSEDDDDADSPAPSPNADSAPADAAPPPSSAGKLKASFGLFVVLASVVAAY comes from the coding sequence ATGAGTCGTTCAATTGCTCCTCTACTTTGTATCTTCCTCCTTTTGGCCACGTCCTCTGCCTCGGCCTTTAATATCACAAGGATTCTAGGCCAATATCCTGATTACAGCACTTTCAATGATCTTCTTTCGAAATCCGGCTTAGCCACTGACATTAACAAAAGGGGTACAATTACACTCTTGGCAGTCCCAAATGGTGCTATTGGTGATCTTGCCTCGAAATCCGATGATATTCTCAAGAGGGTGTTGTCTACACACGTCGTGTTGGATTACTATGACCCAATGAAACTCCAAAGGATGAAGGAGAAGACAGCAAAAATGACAAATATGTTCCAACAATCAGGGACAGCAGCATATGATCAAGGTTTCTTGAATGTTACTGCTAAAGATGGTACCTTTGTATTCGGATCAGCTGTTGTAGGCTCTGTGCGTGATTCCAAGCTTGAAAAATCTGTCATGAACCAGCCATACAACGTCTCAGTTCTTGGAATTTCTAAGCCAATTGTGACACCTGGTCTTGATGGAACAATGGCACCTATCTCAGCCCCACCACCAAAGGTGCCCGCGCCTAAGAAATCACCCGTAGCAGAGTCCCCTGCTGAGGAGGAGGAAGCAGAGTCCCCTTCCCAAGAAGAAGAAGCAGAGTCTCCTTCTGAAGAAGCAGAGTCTCCTTCcgaagatgatgatgatgccgATTCACCAGCACCCTCACCGAATGCTGATTCAGCTCCAGCCGATGCtgcaccaccaccatcatcagcTGGAAAATTGAAGGCTTCCTTtggtttatttgttgttttggcATCAGTGGTTGCTGCTTATTAA